The following are encoded in a window of Corynebacterium argentoratense DSM 44202 genomic DNA:
- a CDS encoding branched-chain amino acid aminotransferase, translating into MAPLNFEINRVANPTTAEQLEEILNNPGFGKYFTDHMVTIDWSADKGWHNAQVTGYDNICLDPATSVFHYGQAIFEGLKAYRQADGSIKTFRPEANAERLNSSARRLAMPELPVEDFVEALRVLVDVDQAWVPPAGGEESLYLRPFMISTEASLGVHPSNAYKFVVIASPAGAYFSGGINPVSVWLCEDYVRACPGGTGAAKFAGNYAASLLAQAQAAEKGCDQVVWLDALTHSNVEEMGGMNLFFVLGEGTGDGGATIVTPALSGSLLPGVTRRSLLQVARDLGYSTEERVFSTEEWQRTATSGEMTEAFACGTAAVITPVGTVKSTHGDFDIAGRATGSITMQLREQLTGIQRGTVEDTHGWMTTLVG; encoded by the coding sequence ATGGCCCCACTGAATTTTGAGATTAATCGCGTCGCGAACCCCACCACAGCCGAGCAACTTGAGGAGATCCTCAACAACCCCGGTTTTGGCAAATACTTCACCGACCACATGGTCACCATCGACTGGAGCGCTGACAAAGGCTGGCACAACGCCCAGGTCACCGGCTACGACAACATCTGCCTCGACCCCGCTACCAGCGTATTCCACTACGGCCAGGCCATCTTCGAGGGGCTGAAGGCTTATCGTCAGGCGGACGGAAGCATTAAGACCTTCCGCCCCGAGGCTAACGCCGAACGCCTTAACAGTTCCGCCCGACGCCTGGCCATGCCGGAGCTGCCGGTTGAGGACTTTGTTGAAGCACTGCGCGTATTAGTCGACGTCGACCAAGCATGGGTTCCGCCGGCAGGCGGCGAAGAATCGCTCTATCTGCGCCCCTTCATGATCTCCACCGAGGCCTCCTTGGGCGTCCACCCCTCCAATGCCTACAAGTTTGTGGTCATCGCATCCCCCGCGGGCGCATACTTCTCTGGCGGGATCAACCCGGTGAGCGTGTGGCTGTGCGAGGACTACGTGCGCGCATGCCCTGGTGGAACCGGTGCCGCAAAGTTTGCCGGCAACTACGCAGCCTCGCTGCTAGCTCAAGCGCAAGCCGCAGAAAAGGGCTGCGACCAGGTCGTATGGCTCGATGCACTCACCCACAGCAACGTGGAAGAAATGGGCGGCATGAACCTCTTCTTCGTCCTAGGCGAGGGAACCGGTGACGGTGGAGCGACCATCGTCACCCCTGCACTGTCCGGTTCTTTGCTTCCAGGCGTTACCCGTCGCTCGCTGTTGCAGGTCGCTCGCGACCTTGGCTACAGCACCGAAGAACGCGTGTTCAGCACCGAAGAATGGCAGCGCACCGCGACCAGCGGTGAGATGACAGAGGCCTTCGCATGCGGAACCGCCGCTGTGATTACTCCAGTCGGAACGGTCAAGAGCACCCACGGTGACTTTGACATCGCCGGCAGGGCAACCGGGTCGATCACCATGCAGCTTCGCGAGCAACTCACTGGTATCCAGCGAGGCACAGTCGAAGACACCCACGGGTGGATGACCACTCTAGTTGGCTAG
- a CDS encoding adenosylcobinamide-GDP ribazoletransferase has translation MSGKAGHGHNSAARCAATPRSDEAPSRGPALVEGVGTAISWLSIIPCRGAHFFDRTTGGRAMATMPVVGLILAAPTAALVALAAAYPDLRLLAAVAVVSTWQLLTRGMHVDGLADVGDALGSYAPPQRAQEILADRYTGALGAATMVLTLAVQTAAVYVLSGCGAAGVALISALPFGARIAATWGATHSHRPQKTTGFGGLIVGTIARWIPLLWAAVATCALWAILFPIAGSMSPIIAVATLVGFALPAGFLWPVFDRRFGGLNGDCFGAVIELSTAAAATVLSIVCVVAGV, from the coding sequence ATGTCCGGCAAAGCAGGCCACGGCCACAATAGTGCCGCTCGTTGCGCGGCTACGCCCCGCTCCGATGAAGCCCCCTCCCGCGGACCTGCGCTTGTCGAGGGCGTGGGCACTGCAATCAGTTGGCTGAGCATCATCCCCTGCCGTGGGGCGCACTTTTTTGATCGCACCACTGGTGGGCGCGCCATGGCTACTATGCCCGTCGTCGGGTTGATTCTGGCCGCACCCACCGCTGCCCTGGTAGCGCTTGCTGCGGCTTATCCCGACTTGCGCTTGTTGGCCGCCGTCGCCGTTGTCAGCACATGGCAACTACTCACCCGAGGGATGCACGTCGACGGCCTCGCGGATGTTGGTGATGCTTTGGGTTCCTACGCCCCACCGCAACGCGCCCAGGAAATCCTCGCGGATCGTTACACCGGCGCACTGGGGGCTGCAACCATGGTCCTCACCCTTGCTGTGCAGACCGCGGCTGTGTATGTCCTCAGCGGCTGTGGCGCCGCGGGTGTTGCACTGATCTCCGCTCTGCCATTTGGGGCACGCATCGCTGCAACTTGGGGGGCAACCCATAGCCACCGCCCCCAGAAAACCACAGGCTTTGGGGGCTTAATTGTTGGCACTATTGCTCGTTGGATTCCGCTGCTGTGGGCTGCCGTAGCTACATGTGCACTGTGGGCCATCTTGTTCCCGATCGCGGGCAGCATGAGTCCGATCATTGCCGTGGCAACGCTAGTGGGGTTTGCCTTGCCAGCCGGGTTTTTGTGGCCAGTGTTTGATCGGCGCTTCGGTGGCCTCAATGGTGACTGCTTTGGGGCCGTAATAGAGCTGAGCACCGCTGCAGCTGCAACGGTGCTCAGTATTGTGTGCGTCGTGGCTGGGGTCTAG
- the cobT gene encoding nicotinate-nucleotide--dimethylbenzimidazole phosphoribosyltransferase encodes MAAELFPTIDAPSADARAQATAHQNVLTKPAGSLGRLEQLGIWLSACQGVCPPKKITDPRIVVFAGDHGVAANGVSAYPTEVSLQMAANIRAGGAGINAIGSASGATVRVVDVSLDHDAEGPERVRRSCGSIDREDAMTTEEAIAAFKVGIAVADQEVDSGADLLIAGDLGIGNTTPAAAIIGSLCGAEPVKVVGRGTGIDDAAWQRKVAAVRDAMFRAREKTSDPIAFARTTASPDLAAMAGFLAQAAVRRTPVILDGVVVTSAALIADLAAPGARDWWVAGHAGAEPAHAIALERLGLEPIVSLGLRLGEGSGAATALPLVKLSANILCDMATFSSAGVSEAH; translated from the coding sequence GTGGCCGCTGAACTTTTCCCCACCATCGACGCCCCCAGCGCCGACGCTCGAGCACAAGCAACCGCTCACCAAAACGTCCTGACCAAACCAGCGGGTTCCTTGGGGCGCCTCGAACAATTGGGCATCTGGTTGTCTGCTTGCCAGGGCGTGTGCCCACCCAAGAAGATCACCGACCCGCGCATCGTCGTATTCGCCGGCGATCACGGGGTCGCAGCCAACGGCGTATCCGCCTACCCCACCGAGGTATCGCTGCAGATGGCGGCGAACATCCGGGCAGGCGGGGCCGGCATCAACGCCATCGGTTCTGCTAGTGGCGCTACCGTCCGGGTGGTTGATGTTTCTCTTGATCATGACGCCGAAGGGCCCGAGCGTGTGCGTCGCAGTTGCGGTTCCATCGACCGCGAGGACGCCATGACGACGGAAGAAGCGATCGCCGCGTTCAAGGTTGGTATCGCCGTGGCTGACCAGGAAGTGGACTCCGGTGCTGATCTGCTGATCGCAGGCGACCTGGGTATTGGTAACACCACCCCCGCTGCGGCCATCATCGGTTCCTTGTGCGGTGCGGAACCCGTGAAGGTTGTTGGTCGAGGCACTGGAATTGATGACGCCGCGTGGCAGCGCAAGGTCGCAGCTGTTCGCGACGCGATGTTCCGCGCGCGGGAGAAGACCTCCGACCCCATCGCGTTCGCCCGCACCACGGCCTCCCCTGACCTGGCAGCTATGGCCGGCTTCTTGGCCCAAGCAGCGGTGCGCCGCACCCCCGTCATTCTCGACGGCGTGGTGGTCACCTCCGCAGCGTTGATCGCGGATCTCGCGGCACCCGGGGCGCGCGACTGGTGGGTTGCGGGCCACGCAGGCGCCGAACCAGCACACGCCATCGCATTGGAGCGTTTGGGGCTTGAGCCCATTGTCTCCCTCGGATTGCGGCTTGGTGAAGGTTCCGGAGCTGCCACTGCTTTGCCCTTGGTTAAGCTGAGCGCCAACATCCTGTGCGACATGGCCACATTCAGCTCTGCCGGTGTCTCTGAGGCCCACTAG